The following coding sequences are from one Gemmatimonadaceae bacterium window:
- a CDS encoding ADOP family duplicated permease yields MTKISPSAVADASRYELLYALRSLRRSPLFSATVILVLGLGIGMTTSMFTVFKSVLLQRLPIREQDRVVELSGVARGAATEFPISVPQFHRFHAQSHALEGVAAMAHWRVIAASILDGDRTLSLRQSDVTDNFFDVLGARPALGRLFRAGDAPEFDWTAPKQTYAVVLSYGTWRRVFAEDSAVLGHHLHEPKSDLDMVVVGVAQPGLDYPRGVEYWLAFNYGSLDVIGRLARGATPVSARDEFLGFLNRDPDFLGYLGSNALGAQVHTLEQTITSEAKPVLVMLAAAVALLMLIACVNVGNLMLLRAAARLREMAIRRAIGASVTRLVRQLFTESVLLALGAGILGVFFAGLFIDALVRLAPAGLPRQDLITVAGWPLAVAAAVTVMTIGVFAIIPSLGALRFDLSSPLHGGARSGTQGRTLVRVRAALVSLQIGLAVIVLAGAGLLLRSFQRLTDLNTGYSTDHLTLLSVSFPWVKVIADCRPHATSLTSADSARWTRCDNETNFNLHDRVMAQLRGAPQIVSVSPTAAPPFLGSNVWLTKIVAEQQSESDAKTNPFFGYDLVGTEYFRTLDLPIVKGRGFTDADREGSPAVAVVTEGVAHRLWPNQDVIGKRFHEPGRVDSLVTIVGLTPDLHFREYREATPSVFRPYRQVFAQGYFVVKTRGSPDGSLRAIRDAVRDAGAGTTFVSAKSMDDLIAPQLAAPRFQTLLISLFAGAALALAAIGLYGITASAVSHQTRELGIRLALGATPGSLRRMVLGRAMTVAGTGAAVGLMVAIGGLRMLRAMLFEISPYDPFTLAAVTLLLLAIALVAAYAPARRATRIDPARALRAE; encoded by the coding sequence ATGACAAAGATCTCGCCATCGGCAGTGGCTGACGCGAGTCGGTACGAACTTCTTTACGCTCTACGGTCGCTTCGCCGGAGTCCCTTGTTCAGCGCCACGGTCATCCTGGTACTCGGACTGGGTATCGGCATGACGACCTCGATGTTTACAGTGTTCAAATCAGTCTTGCTGCAGCGGCTGCCGATTCGGGAGCAGGATCGCGTAGTTGAGCTCTCGGGAGTGGCGCGCGGCGCGGCAACGGAGTTTCCGATTTCGGTGCCGCAGTTCCATCGCTTCCATGCGCAGAGTCACGCATTGGAGGGCGTCGCCGCAATGGCGCACTGGCGGGTGATCGCGGCATCGATCCTCGATGGCGATCGAACGCTCTCGTTGCGACAGTCAGATGTGACAGACAATTTCTTCGACGTGCTCGGCGCCCGGCCCGCGCTCGGCCGACTCTTTCGCGCCGGTGACGCTCCCGAGTTTGATTGGACCGCTCCGAAACAGACTTACGCAGTCGTTCTGAGCTACGGAACCTGGCGGCGGGTCTTCGCCGAGGATTCCGCCGTGCTGGGACACCATCTGCACGAGCCGAAGTCGGATTTGGACATGGTTGTCGTCGGCGTCGCGCAGCCTGGGCTGGACTACCCTCGCGGCGTGGAGTACTGGCTGGCATTCAACTACGGCAGTCTCGACGTCATCGGACGGCTCGCGCGCGGCGCGACACCGGTTTCGGCGCGCGACGAATTTCTTGGATTCCTCAATCGCGATCCCGACTTCCTCGGCTATCTCGGATCGAACGCCCTTGGCGCTCAGGTGCACACGCTCGAGCAAACCATAACCAGCGAGGCGAAGCCCGTGCTGGTGATGCTCGCCGCGGCGGTCGCTCTGCTGATGCTGATCGCGTGTGTGAACGTCGGCAATCTGATGCTCCTTCGGGCCGCGGCGCGCTTACGTGAGATGGCGATTCGCCGCGCGATCGGCGCCAGCGTCACGCGGCTCGTCAGGCAGCTGTTCACCGAGAGTGTTCTGCTGGCGCTCGGCGCGGGTATTCTTGGCGTCTTCTTCGCCGGCCTCTTCATCGATGCGCTGGTACGACTGGCGCCGGCTGGGCTGCCGCGGCAGGATCTGATTACGGTCGCTGGGTGGCCGTTGGCTGTCGCGGCTGCCGTTACCGTCATGACCATCGGCGTCTTTGCCATTATCCCGTCGCTCGGCGCGCTGCGCTTCGACTTGTCGTCTCCACTGCATGGCGGCGCACGCTCGGGAACACAGGGTCGCACGCTCGTCAGGGTTCGAGCGGCACTCGTCAGCTTGCAGATTGGTCTTGCCGTGATCGTCCTTGCTGGTGCTGGATTGCTGCTTCGGAGTTTCCAGCGATTGACTGACCTGAACACGGGATATTCGACCGATCATCTCACGTTGCTCTCCGTCTCCTTTCCATGGGTGAAGGTCATCGCGGACTGCCGACCCCACGCGACCTCCCTGACGTCCGCGGACAGCGCGCGATGGACGCGCTGCGACAACGAGACGAACTTCAACTTGCACGATCGCGTCATGGCGCAACTTCGCGGCGCGCCGCAAATCGTCAGCGTGTCGCCGACGGCCGCACCGCCGTTCCTCGGCTCCAACGTGTGGTTGACGAAGATCGTCGCCGAGCAACAGTCGGAATCCGATGCAAAGACGAACCCCTTTTTCGGCTACGATCTCGTCGGCACGGAATACTTTCGCACGCTCGATCTTCCGATTGTGAAGGGCCGTGGATTCACAGATGCTGATCGGGAAGGATCCCCGGCGGTCGCGGTGGTCACCGAAGGCGTTGCCCACCGGCTCTGGCCGAATCAGGATGTCATTGGGAAGCGGTTCCACGAACCTGGGCGCGTCGATTCCCTCGTCACGATCGTCGGTCTCACTCCGGATCTGCACTTTCGGGAATACCGCGAGGCGACGCCATCGGTATTCAGGCCATACCGTCAGGTATTCGCGCAGGGGTATTTCGTGGTGAAGACGCGCGGCTCGCCCGATGGCTCCCTCCGCGCCATTCGCGACGCCGTGCGAGACGCGGGCGCTGGCACAACATTCGTGAGTGCGAAATCGATGGATGATCTCATCGCCCCGCAGCTTGCCGCGCCGCGGTTTCAGACTCTTCTCATCTCGCTCTTCGCTGGTGCCGCACTCGCGCTCGCGGCGATCGGTCTCTATGGCATCACGGCATCCGCCGTCAGTCACCAAACGCGTGAGCTGGGCATTCGCCTCGCACTCGGCGCGACGCCGGGCAGCTTGCGCCGCATGGTGCTTGGCCGAGCGATGACGGTCGCCGGTACTGGCGCGGCGGTTGGTCTCATGGTCGCCATCGGTGGACTGCGCATGCTCCGGGCGATGCTGTTCGAGATCAGTCCGTACGATCCGTTCACGCTCGCCGCAGTGACTCTGTTGTTGCTCGCGATCGCGTTGGTCGCGGCGTATGCTCCGGCGCGGCGCGCGACTCGCATCGATCCGGCGCGGGCGTTGCGCGCCGAGTAG
- a CDS encoding NAD-dependent succinate-semialdehyde dehydrogenase encodes MGYVDTQLFINGTWQEPAEGKTLPVVNPATGKEIGRVAHASRPDLERAVEAAQKGFNVWREMLPSERSKIMRKAAALFRERAAEIAPLLTQEQGKPLAEAKAETLAGADVIEWFAEEGFRVYGRIVPSRASVTIRQMVLKDPVGPVAAFTPWNFPINQVVRKVSAALAAGCSILVKAPEETPAAPAALIKAFADAGLPPGVLGLVYGTPAEISSYVIPHPVIRKVTFTGSIAVGKQLAALAGQHMKRVTMELGGHAPVIVCEDADIALAVKAAGAAKFRNAGQVCISPTRFLVHRSIVADFAAALAEHAKELRVGDGLAEGTQMGPLANPRRIDAMTTFTEDAVRKGAKLLTGGQRIGDAGNFWQPTVLADVPKEAKIFNDEPFGPVAAIQPFDTLEQAIAESNRLLMGLAGYAFTRSLKYSDLLARKLEVGMLWMNMPAMPSAEMPFGGVKDSGYGSEGGPEALEAYLNSRAVMIQNA; translated from the coding sequence ATGGGATACGTCGACACACAGCTCTTCATCAACGGCACGTGGCAGGAGCCCGCGGAAGGCAAGACGCTGCCCGTCGTGAACCCGGCGACTGGCAAGGAAATCGGCCGGGTCGCTCACGCCAGCCGGCCGGATCTCGAGCGCGCTGTCGAGGCGGCGCAGAAAGGCTTCAATGTGTGGCGCGAGATGCTGCCCTCGGAGCGGAGCAAGATCATGCGCAAAGCGGCCGCGCTATTCCGCGAGCGGGCGGCCGAGATCGCGCCACTGCTCACCCAGGAGCAGGGCAAGCCGCTCGCCGAGGCGAAAGCCGAGACACTTGCCGGCGCCGACGTCATCGAGTGGTTCGCGGAGGAGGGCTTCCGCGTTTACGGGCGAATCGTGCCTTCGCGCGCGAGCGTCACGATTCGGCAGATGGTGCTGAAGGACCCCGTCGGCCCGGTCGCGGCATTCACACCGTGGAACTTTCCGATCAACCAGGTGGTGCGCAAAGTCTCCGCCGCGCTTGCCGCTGGTTGCTCGATCCTCGTCAAGGCGCCTGAAGAGACGCCCGCCGCGCCCGCGGCGCTGATCAAGGCGTTCGCCGACGCCGGGCTGCCGCCAGGCGTGCTCGGTCTCGTGTACGGCACGCCGGCCGAGATCTCGAGCTACGTCATTCCGCATCCCGTCATTCGCAAGGTCACTTTTACTGGTTCAATCGCGGTCGGGAAGCAGCTCGCCGCGCTTGCCGGCCAGCACATGAAGCGCGTGACGATGGAGCTCGGCGGCCACGCCCCGGTGATCGTGTGCGAGGACGCCGATATCGCACTTGCCGTCAAAGCGGCTGGAGCGGCGAAGTTCCGGAACGCGGGCCAGGTTTGCATCTCGCCCACCCGCTTCCTCGTACATCGGTCGATCGTTGCCGATTTCGCCGCCGCACTCGCCGAGCACGCCAAGGAGCTGAGGGTGGGTGATGGCCTGGCCGAAGGGACGCAGATGGGCCCACTCGCGAACCCGCGCCGCATCGATGCGATGACCACCTTCACGGAGGACGCCGTTAGAAAGGGCGCGAAGCTACTCACCGGCGGCCAGCGCATTGGCGACGCTGGCAACTTCTGGCAGCCGACTGTCCTCGCCGACGTGCCGAAAGAGGCGAAGATCTTCAACGACGAGCCGTTCGGCCCGGTCGCCGCGATCCAGCCGTTCGACACACTGGAGCAGGCGATAGCCGAGTCGAACCGGCTACTGATGGGCCTCGCCGGGTACGCGTTCACAAGGTCATTAAAGTACTCCGACTTGCTCGCGCGCAAGCTCGAAGTGGGGATGCTCTGGATGAACATGCCGGCGATGCCTTCGGCCGAGATGCCCTTCGGCGGCGTCAAGGATTCGGGCTATGGCTCCGAGGGTGGCCCGGAGGCGCTCGAGGCGTACCTCAACTCGCGCGCGGTGATGATACAGAACGCCTGA